aaaagtgtctcacacagctccggggggtgaacaaagtcctcctgtagtgaatcgatgcgtttttgtaagaaaaatatcaatatttaaaacgtaataatcactttaatctagcttgcaccaacagttgtacacgaaGCAGCTCCGTGAGGATGACGTTTGAGGTCGGCTTCGCGCatgcgctgctcagaagtgaTGCACATGGAAGTGCAGAGGAGAGATCCAAataaaacaacggtcactaattagacgtacaaaatgaggatttgtaaagaagaatgttggagaATTTTGAtctaagccaagaggagactggttttcctttgctaaagtaaagaaactttgcttcctttgctccttttaacaaacattggttttcacaagactcaaCAGCCAACGCTGACTTCATACGTCATCCTCCCAGAGCTGCTTggtttacaacagtgagcacaagctagattcaagtgattactacattttgaatatggatatttttcttacaaaaacacatcgattcactgcaggaggactttgttcacccgccggagccgtgtgagactcTTTTCATTAtgaatggatgcactttatttcacttcttttggactgatgcactgcgaCACCCTGACTACCACCAAAAAACATCtaagaatataaaatacaattttaatataactctgactggattcgtctgaaagaagaaagtcatatacagtcaggtccataaatattgggacattgacacaattctaatctttttggctctatacaccaccacaatggatttgaaatgaaacaaacaagatgTGCTTTGACTGcagactttcagctttaatttgagggtatttacatccaaatcaggtgaagggtgtaggaattacaacagtttgtatatgtgcctcccactttttaagggaccaaaagtaaGTAGGACAGAttaacaatcataaatcaaactttcactttttaatactTGGTTGCAAATCCTTTGCAGTCAATTACAGCCTGAAGTCTGGAAcgcatagacatcaccagacgcTGGGTTTCATCCCTGGTGATGCTCTGCCAGGCCTCTAATGCAACTGTCTTCAGTTCCTGCTTGTTCTTGGGGCATTTTCCcttcagttttgtcttcagcaaatGAAATGCATGCTCGATCGGATTCAGGTCAGGtgattgacttggccattgcatAACATTCCACTTCTTTCCCTTAAAAAACTCTTTGGTTGCTTTCGCAGTATGCTTCGGGTCATTGTCCATCTGCACTGTGAAGCGCCGTCCAATGAGTTCTGAAGCATTTGGCTGAATATGAGCAGATAATATTGCTTGaaacacttcagaattcatcctgCTGCTTTTGTCAGCAGTCACATCATCAATAAATACAAGAGAACCAGTTCCATTGGCAGCCATACATGCCCACGCCAtgacactaccaccaccatgcttcactgatgaggtggtatgctttggatcatgagcagTTCCTTTCCTTCTCCATACTCTTCTCTTTCCATCACTCTGGTACAAGTTgatctttgtctcatctgtccataGGATGTTGTTCCAGAACTCTGAAggcttttttagatgttgtttggCAAACTCTAATCTGGCCTTCCTGTTTTTGAGGCTCACCAGTGGTTTACAtcttgtggtgaaccctctgtattcACTCTGGTGAAGTCTTCTCCTGATTGTTGACTTTGACACACATACacctacctcctggagagtgttcttgatCTGGCCAACTGTTGTGAAGGGTGTTTTCTTCACCAGGGAAAGAATTCTTCGGTCATCCACCACAGTTGTTTTCCGTGGTCTTCCGGGTCTTTTGGTGTTGCTGAGCTCACCGGTGCgttctttctttttaagaatgttcCAAACAGTTGATTTGGCCACACCTAATGTTTTTGCTATCTCTCTGataggtttgttttgttttttcagcctaATGATGGCTTGCTTCACTGATAGTGACAGCTCTTTGGATCTCATATTGAGAGTTGACAGCAACAGATTCCAAATGCAAATAGCACATTTGAAATGAACTCTGGACCTTTTACCTGCTCCTTGTAAATGGGATAATGAGGGAATAACACACACCTGGCATTGGAACAGCTGAGGAGCCAATTGTCCCattacttttggtcccttaaaaagtGGGAGGCACATATACAAACTGTTGTAATTCCTACACCGTTCACCTGAATTTGGATGTAAATACCCTCAACTTAAAGCTGAAAGTCTGCAGTTAAAGCACATCTTGTTCgtttcatttcaaatccattgtggtggtgtatagcgccaaaaagattagaattgtgtcgatgtcccaatatttatggacctgactgtacacctaggatgccttgagggtgagcaatttacggcctaattttcatttttgggtgaactaaccctttaagaccaGGACTCATATAAAACGTGTgcagtttggggcagattgggcattgtatgtatgggttacaacaacttcctgtttcatggtattaatagcatgttttagcacttagtaagggttgctagcatgtttgaatATGTTTCTAACGTGCAATTCCAATTGGGTCCTCACACCATTGGTTTCTCAGGCCCTAAATATGAAGAGTCCATTAGCAAAAACGGATAACTCAGTTTTTAACAATttccaaaaatcatgttttttcattgtgcattccaattaatctcaacctgcagttgggttattttgattaggttaaaaaatacagctaactaacacaaaaaaaaaataaaaataaaataaaaacatgacaacataataaacaacatgatttttgaacattaaaaaaaaggatttatctgtttttgcaaataaactcttcatatattaaaatagaaaatgtttttattataataataatatttaaaatgttgatgtttttactgtatttttaatcaaataaatgcagtcttgtggACCatagaaagatatttttttaaatattaaaatatctataaatattttttttataaattataaatttataataaattaaatgtaaaatgtttaaaaacaatgtttaggAATCAGATAATAAATTAACTGAATCTAAACTATtttgcatatactgtaaataatttcaGTCAAGAACGGTTTGAGGTTCTCTCACATGGTCCCAGGTGTGCAGGCCCGGCAGGTGTATTCTGCCCTTCGAGTCCACGTGTTTACCCTCCCGTATCACCATGCTGGACGTGGGTCTCAGGAAGCAGACGGGAGGCGTGAAAGGAAACGAATCCAAGAGCCACAGCAGGATGGGCAGGTTATAGGAGCGCCCTGTGAATACATTACCGTAAAAATCAATCAAGGGTCTTCTGAGCAATTACAGTACTGTATTTCCAGCACATTCCTGCTTCAAATGATCCAGAGATGCCTAGAGTCTCACCTTGATATCTAACTGGGATGTTTCCAACCAGTTTGAGCAGATCCTTCTGTAAACTGTCACTAGACGCTGTAAACAGGTTTCAGAAATGACTCAATCACAAATGATGCATACAATAATCTGATATATAAAactcattatataatattatatgctaatatactgtaatatatgttatgcagtaattttaatataaaatgtaatgacaCTACACGGAATTAAACTCTCTATAACTACACCAGATGAATGTAGTTTCATATCTTTTGATCATCATCAGTGACTTACTGTATGTTCCAGATATTAATTTCATATCAGGATGAAGGCGAGACACTTTCTGTAGCTCTTCGACAGCAACATCACGAAATTTATACTGGTGAGAAAACAAGGAACATGTTAGAGAAAAGAATCCATATTTAAGGGCTGGGCAGTAAACGTGATTTTTAAGACAGGTCTAACCAGTGTCTATCATCAGCATTAATTCATTACTATTTCAGATTATGAGTTACTCACCTTAGAGAGAACTTTCTTCACGGATTCCGAGTTTAAATCCATCATCTCTGTTTAATTAAAACCAAAAGTACGGTGAAACCGAGGAAAGCAGGAGCGGCTCAATCTCAACCGGGCAATAAAGTGAAACTTGCGCAAACTCTTTCCAGCTGACTGTTACGAAAGGAGTGACGTCAGACCAATACAACACAGCGATGACGTACATTGAAAGACAACTGAGATGAACATAAAAGGtgaaaatgcactgcaaatattTTAGGGTTGGTATTTtgaatacacatttttttaaatgttatcatacaaataaagttagtagtattttcaaatctgttttttttttttttttttttaccagatatGAAAAGAAACCATACTGAcaagaaacatttaaatgttggttGCCAGAAAATTGGTCCGGGGTTAGGAACCGATTTTCGTTTTAAGTAGTTTGCCACGTTAttggaaacaaaatattatatcgaATTTAACAAACCGCACATATTTTATTTCCACTGTCACTTTCactaacataaacacacacacacacacacacacacttcatgtttaatgtttagcaaatttattatttcattttttttataattttaattaaacagaaaaaagctTATTATAGGTAAAAGAAAAGAGACTTTTAAAGAAACcgtatttttatttatgacataacatgtattttaaaaaatggatagcaaaaaaagaataaaacggTGGAATGATGTTGTCAAACAGTCAaccagaaagaataaaaaaaagtgtaatataagGAGAACTTGGGAATTTATCAAATATTGAAACCAATATGTGATGTAACTTCATGAATGCATTTGACTGTGTGTAAATTTCTTCTTTAGACAGCAAAGAttttgaataagctatttttttaatcCCTGCACATCTCTATGTAGTGTACATCTATACTTGCTTTTAAGATAGTTTTCACACTAGTGATCAAGTGGCAACCCAACACTACCAaaattgcatattatttaaatgtaataaaacgtgtttatgtatttttaataggtCCGACAATGTGCCAAATGATTAGCACATGGGAAGTTTTGGATTCTGACTCTAAATAGTTGTTTTGTGaacattaaaatactaatatcTGTGTTTCCAACGTGATTCTGCTTTGGGAACAAGGTTAAGCAGGCCTAATGCTGCCAGAACAACCCAAACACTGTCCCAATCAACGAACCATCAAACAATGCAAACAGCCCATCAGTATCTGCCTATGAGCAAAGAACCGTACTATGAGGACATGGTTCATAAAGGGGCTTGTTTATTCATAAATTAGTTCATAAGTTACCTGACCTTATTTACGCAAAAATTATAATGACTCTGTTAGCCAAGATGGAAGTAACAAAGCAGCCACACGCTGTGTGAAATATCATATGTGCCTTGCTTTGAAGCGGATACTAACGAGATGGCGATATTCTTGCAGCCATTTACTCTGGTTCAGTGACGAAACCAGCAAAAGCAAGTGGTACAGTAATAGCATACGTACATCACGGAGacatctatttgacgtctgcacttacgtttcctatcagatgtcttTAAGacgtttattatttatatgtaaaactgacatcttaaagacatcagTACACAGCAGACGAAGTGATCTTTACCAGAAATCTtgcagatgtacgtgtgctatctgggtaggAAAGGACAGCCTGATATCTTGTCTACCGTTTGGTCTTTCTTGAGACCCAGTGATATCTTTTTTTGAGTCTAGCACGATCTACACTGGCTGTCTGAATTAGAAGCTTCTACAAAAGCTACTATGTGTTATTGTTACCATAAGTACTTCAAGATTCTGCACagaataccatggtattgccATGTTACAAATGTTGACTAATTTCTAAGTGATGTTGAAATGTGATTGATGTCATGTGCACTGCAAACATACGTTGTGCAATGCCACCGATGTGTTCCACAGCACAAAGTTAATATTTGAGTTTCATCCCAGCTAAAGGTAACTCATTTTCACGTCCAGGTTTATGCAACCCTTTATCCACCCTTACAGCGGCGACACGGAATTAACAAATGACAGGACAACAGAATCTGTCAAAtcactttaacaaaaaaatacattggaaAAATGGCATTCTTCTGTCTTTTTCGCCAATTAAATAGTACAAGTTATAAAATAGCTCTCCCTAAATCAGGACCAATCTGGAAATCGGTGCTTGAGTAAGGCATCCACATAGATATACTTTCATGGTTTCTACAGATACAAAAAAATGCTATCGTGATTCTCAGTTAttcatttcatatattattttctccGAAGCTCAGCTATGTCAGATGGGCTCTTGATAGTGCAAACCTGCTCCCATGGCTTGGGCATTCAAATAAATAGTGTAACAATGTCAGCGGCACAAGGAAGGCATTTCCATTCCACTCGGTTCCTCCCAACCAAATAAGACTATATCAAAGTCAAGTAAGGGAAACTAAATCTTTTTCTGCTTTGCTTTCATCGCTAGTTTTCTTTtcatctcctcctcctccatacgcatctcctcttcatcctccttgATGCCCAGGCGCAAACTGAGGCAGAAACAAAAACAGGTGTCATTAAGGATCGCCATTTTCGCTGGGTCTCTGCGTAAAGGGAGAGAAGCGTTTTATTTCAGTCTGTCGGAAACACAATCATTTTCTCTTCTTGGCATTCTTGCGCCTCATCTCCTCAAGTTCTCGTCTTTCCTCCTCCTGGTCCTCATACACTGCCATTCGCAGGCTAATCAGACAATCAGGGGCAAggcaaaacagaaaacacacagaaaagaaGGCAACAGtgtaatgatttaatgaaaaTGATGAACCAAAGCAGTTTGTCAGAACTACTATTGACCCACTCATAGTGTGCAGCTGAATTCTTACCTCCTCGCTTCCTCTTTCTGCTGTTCTTTCCAGCTGCTCTCCATAAATTTCAATGCATAGTCACTTTCATCTTTATATCTGTTGAAACGAAAGACAATTTTAACACAAAGAGGCAAACAATCCTTGTATTTTAAGGCTAGAAACATTCTATGCAAGTATGCAAACATCTGCGAGTAAATGTCAACTATAAATAGCAAGATCTTTTCAAGTCCAAGGATATTTTATAGtacggctgtcaaaaaaacaaaaattagaatttctaatattcgtcgaatttaaaataaaaatccacattcgaacgCAAAAACGTTGCATCAAAACGTTGTAGGTGTGCATCAGGCAGTATTATAAGTGACGAACGAATTGCGACGACGAtgtaaatgtcattgcatttgaatgtttttgaaccCACTGGATGCGGCGCTGATGCgttgccattttgacagccctttTTACGGTAATCTTAAACTGCGCAAAAACTCACTTGTTCCTGTCATAGCCAAAGATTTCCCTGATATGTTTTGAAATTTCATCTTGTTCCCCTCCTTCATCGTCGATGAAGTCGTCCATCTCAGAGTCgtactcttcctcctcctcctcatacTTTCGTTTATAACTGGATGTTATGGGGGGCAACACTGGTCCTTCAAAAATAGCAGGAGTAGAGAGGGGATACAActttaaaaacatgcaatattACACATAAGGCATTAATGTTGCTACTgattacaaatgaaaaacataGAACATGTTTATAGAACATGAATGAATACATGGGGAAATCAAGCTCATTCTAACACAAATTCAATACAAGTACTTAGAGCAATAAACAACACAAGAATCGATTCACACTAATGAATTCTGCTTGTTCCATAAATTTCAAAGTATctacgtttacatgcaaccaaataatcatTTAGTAATCAGATTAACGGTTCAATCAGTAAACCATGTCAAGCTCAATCGATtcaagtgagtttaatccaaatGAAATTTTAATCAGATATACTGCATATAAACGCATGAATCAGAAGATATTCTTAATCGGATTCTAAGATACCTTTATGCATACATTTACACTGCTTTAACATTAAACAAACTATATGTTTGGTTTCAATTATTCTCGCAGTGACTTTCAGACACAGCAACTACGCTTCCGTTGAAGTTTTGTTCGGAGTACATGGACAGAACTTTCAGAACCTGAAGTCTTAATGAACTCATTCCAAATGATGAcatttgtgcatgtaaacatacctaATATGCCTAACAAACAAGAAACATGATGCCTAGTTTTGTAGATGATTCATTAAATCAACTGTTGGAATATTCAATCAACTTCTGCAAAGCAAAAAGGATCTTTCACGGTAACTGGTTTAATAATATCGTTAACGGACTGTTGATTACACTTGGTTTGTAAAaacgaacaaataaaaaaattacatgaaatgtatgAAAGAGTAATTGCATCTTTTCTCTTCTACTATGACATATCCAAGTGAAACAGCTCCcacacaagaagaaaaaaaaaatttaaaaaaggacttgattttgtccatcaggaATCGATTGCATGTAGAAAAgtcgatttttaaaaatgtttgtgtataatGTTTAATATGGTGTAATGCATTGCCCCATTAACTTCAGTTGCAAGGTTTGTTACATTACGTTAAATCTTCTCTAAATTctcttaataatatattaacaaacaGAAATCATGAAACACTTGGCCATTAAGATGTTATTATAACCCTTACCAGGAGGTTTAACCAGGACTCTGTGGCCTGAGGGACCAATGACTGTCCTGGGGCCTTGAGGTCCCGGAGGTCTTGGAACCATCCCAGGTCTCGTTGCAAAGCTCTTTGATGAAATAGTCTCCGAAACAACAGTGCACTGAGATCTTCTAGGGCCGGAGCCCATGATGTTTACCGGTCTCCCAGAAACACTACTTCCCATCCTGCTTGGTCCATTTGGGGCGGCCTTGGAGCTTCCAGGAGCATGCTTAACTTGCAAACTACCACCTGGCCTTGGTTGCTTTGAGGGGTCACCAGAAGAGGGTACAAGTCCATTGCTCCCAGGCCGTGATAAATGTCCTGGTTTAGCTGGTTTCTGAGGTGGCCCACCAGAGTTACTAGGTCTAACTTGCCCAGAGTTTTTGTGTGGTGCTTGACTTGGTCTAGCTGCACCAGGAGCAACTCCAGCACGACTTCCCAAAATACTTGATTTCCCTTGAGGTACTGAGGTATTCCCCTTCTTTGGGGTAAGGTCACTTGAGGTTGTGGGCCTTTGGCCTTGTGAGGGTGCTGGTTTCAATTGAAAAGGAGCACTGTTCTTCATGGCAGCTTTACCATTTAAGGCACCTGAGGAGCCTGAGTTTCTGTCTCCGTGTAGTTTGGCAGAACTTGGAATTCTTTCACTGGATGATTGAAGCTTTGGCTTTTTGCTGGTACTACCTGACTGGTACTTTTCCCCCGATGGCTTGGGCAATTTCCCAATTTTGCCATCTCGTTCTACGTTCTTCTTTTGTGAATTTGAGCTGGGCTGGGATCGGCTGTCTTTGTGTCCTGAATTCTTGTCTGGTTTGGCATCTTTCCCTCTATCCTGATTCTTGACTCTGCGCTCTATTTCGAGTTCTCGAATCTCCTCGGCTGTTCTAAGCCTCTCTTCGGTCTTCTTCACTACTTTTACTTCAACAGGTTCAAATTGCTTCTTTTCAGCAAGTCTCAAGAGGTCCGCAAAGTTCATTGTTGATGGAGGGGGCCTTGCTGGAGCACTGTGTTTTTTCGGTTTGCTGTCGACTTTTTTAGACGACTCAGGCCAAGACGGAGGCTTAACAGGCATGCTTTGTTCTTCAGATTCAGAATCTGTTCCTTCATAGTCGTAATTGTCaccatcatcatcgtcatcatctgcATTCGATGTTTGCTGCTCATCAGATCTCTCCCCCTTTGACCGCCTTTTTTTGGGCTGGTCTATGACAGGGATGCCGTTGTAACCTCTGAAATTGTCCTTAGTTCGGGAAGCCATTGCTCTTGCCTTCCTGTCTGATTTAAGCGCCACTCTTTTGGCCAGCAGGTCCTCTTTTGCTTTCTTACTCTGTATTTctaagaaagagagcgagaggaacatcaaaatatgcattatatgtaAAAAAGGGACATggttattttctcaccctcatgtctttgcAAATCTTATCCTGCTCCTGCAAGGCCACTATCCAGCAGAGTTTATCTCCAATTAACcctactgtattatatttaatacatacatttctaAAGCTTCTTAattatcaaaactttgctgaagaACTTTGTACAGGATCTTTAAAACATCATCTTGCAttacattatatgttttgccccaCAACAAAAATTTCAGAGCTTTAATCATAAAACTAATCAACAAAACATATTACCGGATAATATTGAGttacaactgatatttatat
The DNA window shown above is from Cyprinus carpio isolate SPL01 chromosome B25, ASM1834038v1, whole genome shotgun sequence and carries:
- the LOC109068348 gene encoding protein SPT2 homolog isoform X1 is translated as MDFDSVLSIASQNQGLSSVSRYSLKTGPPKKDVKVKGVNSSAVQAFLKKQAMEQKKKEIQSKKAKEDLLAKRVALKSDRKARAMASRTKDNFRGYNGIPVIDQPKKRRSKGERSDEQQTSNADDDDDDGDNYDYEGTDSESEEQSMPVKPPSWPESSKKVDSKPKKHSAPARPPPSTMNFADLLRLAEKKQFEPVEVKVVKKTEERLRTAEEIRELEIERRVKNQDRGKDAKPDKNSGHKDSRSQPSSNSQKKNVERDGKIGKLPKPSGEKYQSGSTSKKPKLQSSSERIPSSAKLHGDRNSGSSGALNGKAAMKNSAPFQLKPAPSQGQRPTTSSDLTPKKGNTSVPQGKSSILGSRAGVAPGAARPSQAPHKNSGQVRPSNSGGPPQKPAKPGHLSRPGSNGLVPSSGDPSKQPRPGGSLQVKHAPGSSKAAPNGPSRMGSSVSGRPVNIMGSGPRRSQCTVVSETISSKSFATRPGMVPRPPGPQGPRTVIGPSGHRVLVKPPGPVLPPITSSYKRKYEEEEEEYDSEMDDFIDDEGGEQDEISKHIREIFGYDRNKYKDESDYALKFMESSWKEQQKEEARSLRLGIKEDEEEMRMEEEEMKRKLAMKAKQKKI
- the LOC109068348 gene encoding protein SPT2 homolog isoform X2, which codes for MDFDSVLSIASQNQGLSSVSRYSLKTGPPKKDVKVKGVNSSAVQAFLKKQAMEQKKKEIQSKKAKEDLLAKRVALKSDRKARAMASRTKDNFRGYNGIPVIDQPKKRRSKGERSDEQQTSNADDDDDDGDNYDYEGTDSESEEQSMPVKPPSWPESSKKVDSKPKKHSAPARPPPSTMNFADLLRLAEKKQFEPVEVKVVKKTEERLRTAEEIRELEIERRVKNQDRGKDAKPDKNSGHKDSRSQPSSNSQKKNVERDGKIGKLPKPSGEKYQSGSTSKKPKLQSSSERIPSSAKLHGDRNSGSSGALNGKAAMKNSAPFQLKPAPSQGQRPTTSSDLTPKKGNTSVPQGKSSILGSRAGVAPGAARPSQAPHKNSGQVRPSNSGGPPQKPAKPGHLSRPGSNGLVPSSGDPSKQPRPGGSLQVKHAPGSSKAAPNGPSRMGSSVSGRPVNIMGSGPRRSQCTVVSETISSKSFATRPGMVPRPPGPQGPRTVIGPSGHRVLVKPPGPVLPPITSSYKRKYEEEEEEYDSEMDDFIDDEGGEQDEISKHIREIFGYDRNKYKDESDYALKFMESSWKEQQKEEARSLRMAVYEDQEEERRELEEMRRKNAKKRK